Proteins encoded within one genomic window of Rossellomorea vietnamensis:
- a CDS encoding ABC transporter substrate-binding protein, which produces MKRILLLCMSLVLVFGIIAGCSSKDKTSSSSGDSGSGDDVVTLNFFQFKVEIADQLQEMIKEFEAEHPNIKIKLETVGGGADYGAALKAKFASGEEPDIFNNGGFKELELWKEKLADLSGEPWVEHVLPIGKVPMTDEDGKLYGMPVNLEGYGFVYNKDLFEKAGITEPPKTIDELKDAAKKLEAKKITPFSAGYGEWWVIGQHLLNIPFAQQEDPDKFIAGLYDGSEKIVGNEKFKQFKEVLDTELKYANDNPLTTDYNTQVTLFASGETAMLQQGNWTENMITEINPDINMGFLPIPISNDENADRLPVGVPNNWVLNKNSKHLEEAKTFLEWMVSSETGKRYITEEFAFIPAFDNIEPNGLGDLGQSILDYSKDEKTIPWTWFKWPDGANKEFAATIQEYAAGKIDYDTVLERFQQTWDNLK; this is translated from the coding sequence ATGAAACGTATTTTATTACTGTGTATGTCTTTGGTTTTAGTATTTGGAATCATTGCCGGTTGTTCTTCTAAAGACAAAACAAGCAGCTCAAGCGGGGATTCGGGTTCAGGTGATGATGTTGTAACACTGAATTTCTTCCAGTTCAAGGTTGAAATTGCCGATCAGCTTCAGGAAATGATCAAAGAATTCGAAGCGGAGCATCCGAACATTAAGATCAAGCTTGAAACCGTTGGTGGAGGTGCTGATTACGGTGCTGCCCTTAAAGCGAAATTTGCTTCAGGTGAAGAGCCGGATATTTTCAACAATGGTGGATTCAAAGAGTTAGAGCTTTGGAAAGAGAAGCTTGCGGATCTTTCTGGTGAGCCTTGGGTTGAGCATGTCCTTCCGATCGGGAAAGTTCCGATGACGGATGAGGATGGCAAGCTTTACGGTATGCCTGTTAACTTGGAAGGGTATGGTTTTGTTTACAACAAAGATTTATTCGAAAAAGCAGGCATTACTGAGCCTCCTAAAACGATTGATGAGTTGAAAGACGCTGCGAAGAAGCTCGAGGCGAAGAAAATTACTCCATTCTCAGCTGGTTACGGCGAGTGGTGGGTAATCGGGCAGCATTTACTGAACATTCCTTTTGCACAACAGGAAGATCCGGATAAGTTCATCGCGGGACTTTATGACGGATCTGAGAAGATTGTAGGAAACGAGAAGTTCAAACAGTTCAAGGAAGTACTCGACACTGAACTTAAATATGCCAACGATAATCCTTTAACGACGGATTATAATACGCAGGTAACGTTGTTTGCTTCTGGTGAAACGGCGATGCTTCAACAAGGGAACTGGACGGAGAACATGATCACGGAGATCAACCCTGATATCAACATGGGCTTCCTTCCGATTCCGATCAGCAATGACGAGAATGCAGATCGCCTTCCTGTCGGTGTGCCGAATAACTGGGTATTGAATAAGAACTCTAAACATCTTGAAGAAGCGAAAACATTCTTGGAGTGGATGGTTTCTTCTGAAACAGGTAAGCGTTATATCACAGAAGAATTTGCGTTCATCCCTGCCTTTGATAATATCGAGCCGAATGGTCTTGGTGACCTGGGTCAATCCATCCTTGACTACTCTAAAGATGAGAAAACGATTCCTTGGACTTGGTTCAAATGGCCGGATGGAGCGAACAAAGAATTTGCTGCAACGATCCAGGAATATGCAGCCGGAAAAATTGATTATGATACTGTACTTGAGCGATTCCAACAAACATGGGATAACTTGAAGTAA
- a CDS encoding carbohydrate ABC transporter permease, with the protein MGNRYTKRTFVLEIIGIVIGLIFLIPFYFVLVNSVKPFAAILIDAAAWPEEFMFSNYAKVWEVINFPRAFWNSLIITVFSNIGLVIISSMAAWKMVRTPGKFSKILFVIFVSAMVIPFQTVMIPLMKVGGTLGLTNSIPGLILMYFGFGVPLSLFLYHGFVKTVPIEIEESAMIDGCSQFGVFWRIVFPLLKPITVTVIILNTLWIWNDYLLPLLVLQDAELRTIPLAASSFFAQYTKQWDMGLAALVLGITPIIIFFLFLQKHIIKGIASGSIK; encoded by the coding sequence ATGGGCAATCGCTATACGAAAAGGACATTTGTATTAGAGATCATCGGGATTGTGATCGGGCTCATCTTCCTTATCCCTTTCTACTTCGTACTGGTCAACTCGGTGAAACCATTTGCTGCGATTCTGATTGATGCGGCAGCATGGCCGGAAGAATTTATGTTTTCGAACTACGCAAAAGTGTGGGAAGTCATCAATTTTCCCCGGGCTTTCTGGAACTCATTAATCATCACCGTTTTTAGCAATATAGGCCTAGTGATCATCAGTTCCATGGCAGCATGGAAGATGGTTCGCACACCAGGGAAGTTCAGTAAGATCCTATTTGTCATCTTTGTATCCGCCATGGTGATCCCGTTCCAGACGGTAATGATTCCCTTGATGAAGGTCGGGGGGACACTGGGACTGACAAATAGCATTCCCGGTCTCATTCTCATGTACTTTGGGTTCGGAGTGCCACTGTCCCTGTTCTTATATCACGGATTTGTGAAAACCGTCCCGATTGAAATCGAGGAATCAGCGATGATAGACGGCTGCAGTCAGTTTGGCGTGTTTTGGAGAATTGTTTTCCCATTACTGAAGCCGATTACGGTTACGGTGATCATTTTGAACACATTATGGATCTGGAATGATTATCTCCTTCCATTACTTGTGTTACAGGATGCAGAGCTGCGTACGATCCCCCTTGCAGCAAGTTCCTTCTTTGCACAGTACACAAAGCAGTGGGATATGGGTCTTGCAGCCTTGGTTCTCGGGATTACGCCAATCATCATCTTCTTCCTATTTTTACAGAAGCATATCATTAAAGGGATTGCTTCAGGTTCGATCAAGTAG
- a CDS encoding carbohydrate ABC transporter permease: MKAVTKKKFKYKSLLTYAAFVGPALLFFLVIQILPFLMGVYYSFTSWNGVSSVVEWVGFDNYKKIFTDDKTFFNSFMFTTKFMFAAVIISNLIGFGFALLLNAALKTRNILRTVFFIPNVIGGLLLGFIWQFIFVKGFASLGNMTDIGFFKMPWLGDEKTAFWGIVIVFAWQISGYMMVIYVAALQGVDNSLLEAAKIDGASNWTLLTKIIIPLILPAFTICFFLTISMAFKIFDLNISLTGGGPFNSTQSVAINIYQEAFQNNRYGLGTAKSILFFVVVAVFTTVQVMVTKKKEVEA, translated from the coding sequence ATGAAGGCAGTGACGAAGAAGAAGTTCAAGTATAAGAGCTTGCTGACGTACGCTGCCTTTGTAGGACCGGCACTTTTATTTTTCTTAGTGATTCAGATTCTTCCGTTTTTGATGGGTGTGTATTATTCCTTCACCTCATGGAATGGTGTAAGTTCGGTAGTTGAGTGGGTTGGGTTCGATAACTACAAAAAGATCTTCACAGATGATAAGACATTCTTCAATTCATTTATGTTCACGACAAAGTTTATGTTTGCGGCAGTGATCATCAGTAACCTGATAGGATTCGGATTTGCCCTATTATTGAATGCCGCGCTGAAGACGCGCAATATCCTGAGGACGGTATTCTTTATCCCCAACGTCATCGGGGGTTTGTTACTCGGGTTCATATGGCAGTTCATCTTTGTTAAAGGATTCGCGTCACTTGGGAATATGACGGATATCGGATTCTTTAAAATGCCGTGGCTGGGTGATGAGAAGACGGCTTTCTGGGGGATTGTCATCGTATTTGCATGGCAGATCTCCGGATACATGATGGTCATTTACGTGGCAGCATTGCAAGGGGTGGACAATTCACTTCTTGAAGCAGCGAAGATAGATGGTGCATCGAATTGGACCCTCCTGACGAAGATCATCATTCCATTAATACTACCTGCATTCACGATTTGTTTCTTCCTGACGATTTCGATGGCCTTTAAAATATTCGATCTGAATATTTCCTTAACAGGCGGTGGACCGTTCAATTCTACACAGTCCGTGGCCATCAATATCTATCAGGAAGCGTTCCAGAATAACCGTTATGGACTTGGGACAGCGAAGTCGATTCTGTTCTTCGTGGTAGTGGCTGTATTTACGACGGTTCAAGTGATGGTGACGAAGAAGAAGGAGGTTGAGGCATAA